In a genomic window of Streptococcus oralis subsp. tigurinus:
- a CDS encoding polyprenyl synthetase family protein, with amino-acid sequence MKKQEKLALVESALENFYGDQQFASSLRESVLYSIHAGGKRIRPFLLLEVLEALQVVIQPAHAQVAAALEMIHTGSLIHDDLPAMDDDDYRRGRLTNHKKFGEAMAILAGDALFLDPYALIARADLPSQIKVDLIAKLSLASGSLGMVAGQVLDMEGERQHLSLAELQTIHANKTGKLLAYPFQAAAIIAELEPEIQVKLKTVGELIGLAFQVRDDVLDVTASFEEIGKTPQKDLQAEKSTYPALLGLQDAIAFCNETLDQANEKLEEIAQQVPFETESIVKVVESLRING; translated from the coding sequence ATGAAGAAGCAAGAAAAATTAGCTCTTGTTGAGTCGGCTTTGGAAAATTTTTATGGAGACCAGCAGTTTGCCTCTAGTTTGCGAGAGTCCGTTCTCTATTCCATTCATGCTGGTGGCAAGCGTATTCGGCCTTTTCTCTTGTTAGAAGTTCTGGAAGCCTTGCAAGTAGTTATCCAACCAGCACATGCTCAAGTGGCAGCGGCCTTGGAAATGATTCATACAGGAAGCTTGATCCACGATGACCTTCCTGCTATGGATGACGACGATTATCGTCGGGGACGCTTGACAAATCATAAGAAATTTGGCGAAGCTATGGCCATTTTGGCAGGTGATGCTTTGTTCCTAGACCCCTATGCCTTGATAGCGCGGGCAGATTTACCAAGTCAGATCAAGGTGGACTTGATAGCCAAATTATCCCTTGCGTCAGGTAGTCTGGGCATGGTGGCAGGGCAGGTTCTGGACATGGAGGGTGAACGTCAGCACTTGTCTTTGGCAGAACTCCAGACCATTCATGCCAATAAGACTGGGAAATTACTAGCTTATCCCTTCCAAGCAGCTGCTATCATAGCTGAATTAGAACCAGAAATCCAAGTAAAACTGAAAACTGTGGGTGAATTGATTGGGCTGGCCTTTCAAGTCAGAGATGATGTACTGGATGTGACAGCTAGTTTTGAGGAAATCGGCAAAACACCACAAAAGGATTTACAAGCTGAAAAATCAACCTATCCTGCCTTGTTGGGCTTGCAAGATGCCATTGCCTTTTGTAACGAAACTTTGGATCAAGCTAATGAAAAATTAGAAGAAATTGCCCAGCAGGTTCCCTTTGAAACAGAATCGATTGTGAAAGTAGTAGAAAGTTTGAGAATCAATGGCTAA
- a CDS encoding TlyA family RNA methyltransferase: MAKERVDVLAYKQGLFETREQAKRGVMAGLVVAVLNGERFDKPGEKIPDDTELKLKGEKLKYVSRGGLKLEKALQVFELSVEGATTIDIGASTGGFTDVMLQNSAELVFAVDVGTNQLAWKLRQDPRVVSMEQFNFRYAEKTDFEQEPSFASIDVSFISLSLILPALHRVLADQGQVVALVKPQFEAGREQIGKNGIIRDAKVHQTVLEYVTAMAVKQGFSVLGLDFSPIQGGHGNIEFLAYLKKEEGASNQVAPEIEKVVERAHREFKDE, from the coding sequence ATGGCTAAGGAAAGAGTGGATGTACTAGCTTATAAGCAGGGCTTGTTTGAAACACGTGAACAAGCCAAGCGGGGTGTTATGGCAGGGCTTGTTGTGGCTGTTCTTAATGGAGAGCGTTTTGACAAACCAGGAGAGAAAATCCCAGATGATACTGAGTTAAAACTCAAGGGTGAAAAACTCAAGTATGTCAGCCGAGGTGGTTTGAAACTGGAAAAGGCTTTGCAGGTCTTTGAATTGTCAGTGGAAGGGGCAACTACGATTGATATAGGAGCATCTACTGGTGGCTTTACTGATGTGATGCTACAGAATAGTGCTGAGTTAGTCTTTGCAGTCGATGTTGGCACCAATCAGTTGGCTTGGAAATTACGTCAAGACCCACGGGTTGTCAGCATGGAGCAGTTTAATTTTCGTTACGCTGAAAAGACTGATTTTGAGCAGGAACCGAGCTTTGCCAGTATTGATGTGAGTTTCATTTCCCTAAGTTTGATTCTACCAGCATTGCACCGTGTCTTGGCTGATCAAGGTCAGGTCGTGGCTCTGGTTAAGCCCCAATTTGAAGCAGGTCGTGAGCAGATTGGGAAAAATGGGATTATTCGTGATGCCAAGGTTCATCAAACTGTCCTTGAATATGTCACTGCTATGGCAGTTAAGCAAGGTTTTTCAGTGCTTGGTTTGGACTTTTCTCCCATCCAAGGTGGACATGGAAACATCGAATTTCTGGCATATTTGAAAAAGGAAGAGGGAGCAAGTAATCAAGTTGCCCCTGAAATAGAAAAAGTTGTAGAGAGAGCACATAGAGAATTTAAAGATGAATAA
- a CDS encoding arginine repressor, whose amino-acid sequence MNKKERLEKIRRFVTDYQIGTQEEIVEHLKEAGISATQATVSRDIKELGIVKIPLKNNTYIYELPKSIVKSLQLAEDNIVSSELMGNMINLAVIPGNTIFVKSQLVEAFSEQIFSCLADDDSILIVARTAEAAEEIVEQVKKW is encoded by the coding sequence ATGAATAAAAAAGAGAGACTTGAAAAAATTAGAAGATTTGTTACGGATTACCAAATCGGGACTCAGGAAGAAATCGTTGAGCATTTGAAGGAAGCAGGTATTTCTGCTACGCAGGCCACTGTCTCAAGGGACATCAAGGAGCTTGGTATTGTTAAAATTCCTTTGAAGAACAACACATATATCTATGAGTTGCCAAAATCAATCGTCAAAAGTTTGCAGTTGGCTGAGGACAATATTGTGAGTTCCGAGCTAATGGGAAATATGATCAACCTTGCTGTCATTCCTGGAAATACTATTTTTGTGAAGAGTCAGTTGGTTGAAGCATTTTCTGAACAGATTTTTAGCTGTCTAGCTGATGATGATTCTATCTTAATTGTAGCTAGAACAGCAGAGGCAGCTGAAGAAATTGTTGAACAAGTCAAAAAATGGTAG
- the recN gene encoding DNA repair protein RecN, which yields MLLEISIKNFAIIEAISLNFEKGMTVLTGETGAGKSIIIDAMNLMLGARATTDVIRHGAPKAEIEGLFSVENSRLLQELFEEQGLEMGDEIIIRREILQNGRSVSRVNGQMVNLSVLRAIGQHLVDIHGQHDQEELMRPQLHIQMLDEFGDAAFLDLKETYQTSFDAYRKMRKQVLEVKKNQQEHKARIEMLEFQMAEIEAANLQAGEDLALNQERDKLLNHKNIADTLTNAYSMLDNEEFSSLANVRSAMNDMESVEEFDPKYREISSSLSETYYVLEDITKRLEDIIEDLDFDGNRLMQVENRLDLLNTISRKYGGTVDDVLLYFAKITDEYNLLTGNNLSSEDMETELKKLEVNLVDLAGQLATARHDLAQQLEAEIKQELQDLYMEKAQFQVRFSKSKFSREGNETVEFYISTNPGEDFKPLVKVASGGELSRLMLAIKSAFSRKEGKTSIVFDEVDTGVSGRVAQAIAQKIHKIGQHGQVLAISHLPQVIAIANYQFFIEKISDEHSTVSTVRLLTLEERVEEVAKMLAGENVTEAALTQARELLQTRMK from the coding sequence ATGTTACTTGAAATTTCGATAAAAAACTTTGCCATTATTGAGGCGATTTCCCTCAATTTTGAAAAGGGTATGACTGTTTTGACCGGGGAAACGGGTGCTGGAAAGTCTATCATTATCGACGCTATGAATCTCATGTTGGGGGCTCGTGCAACGACAGACGTTATTCGTCACGGTGCTCCTAAGGCAGAGATAGAGGGACTTTTCTCAGTTGAAAATAGTCGCCTTTTACAGGAACTTTTTGAAGAGCAAGGTTTGGAAATGGGTGATGAAATTATCATCCGCCGGGAAATTTTGCAAAATGGTCGTAGTGTTAGTCGTGTGAATGGTCAGATGGTCAATCTTTCTGTCTTGCGTGCCATTGGGCAACACCTTGTGGATATCCATGGTCAGCATGACCAAGAGGAGTTAATGCGTCCTCAACTGCACATCCAGATGTTGGATGAGTTTGGTGATGCAGCTTTCTTGGACTTGAAGGAGACCTATCAGACGAGCTTTGATGCCTATCGTAAAATGCGCAAGCAGGTTTTGGAAGTTAAGAAAAACCAGCAAGAACACAAGGCTCGTATTGAGATGTTGGAATTTCAAATGGCAGAGATTGAGGCTGCAAACTTGCAGGCTGGTGAAGACTTGGCTCTCAACCAAGAACGAGATAAGCTTCTCAATCATAAGAACATTGCGGATACGCTAACCAATGCCTATAGTATGTTGGACAATGAGGAATTCTCCAGTCTTGCTAATGTCCGTTCAGCCATGAATGACATGGAAAGTGTCGAAGAATTTGACCCTAAATACCGTGAAATTTCAAGTTCTCTATCAGAGACCTACTATGTTTTAGAAGATATTACAAAGCGTTTGGAAGATATTATTGAAGATCTAGATTTTGATGGCAATCGCCTCATGCAGGTTGAGAATCGCCTAGATCTTCTGAATACTATTTCCCGTAAGTACGGTGGAACTGTGGATGATGTCCTGCTTTATTTTGCTAAGATTACGGATGAGTACAATCTCTTGACGGGTAATAACCTTTCTTCCGAAGACATGGAAACAGAGCTCAAGAAATTGGAAGTTAATCTTGTTGATTTGGCAGGGCAGCTTGCAACAGCTCGTCATGATTTGGCCCAGCAGCTTGAAGCAGAAATTAAACAAGAACTGCAAGACCTCTATATGGAGAAGGCTCAATTTCAAGTTCGCTTTAGTAAGAGCAAGTTCAGCCGTGAGGGGAATGAAACAGTTGAGTTTTACATTTCCACCAACCCTGGTGAAGACTTTAAACCCTTGGTTAAAGTTGCGTCCGGTGGGGAATTATCCCGCCTCATGCTAGCTATTAAATCCGCCTTTTCTCGTAAGGAAGGTAAGACTAGTATTGTCTTTGATGAGGTGGATACAGGTGTTTCAGGTCGTGTGGCCCAAGCCATCGCTCAAAAGATTCATAAGATTGGTCAGCATGGTCAGGTTCTTGCTATTTCTCATCTACCACAAGTAATTGCCATCGCGAATTATCAATTCTTTATTGAGAAGATTAGCGATGAGCACTCAACAGTTTCGACTGTTCGTCTCTTAACTTTAGAAGAGCGAGTAGAGGAAGTCGCTAAAATGTTGGCTGGGGAAAATGTAACCGAAGCTGCCCTTACTCAAGCTAGAGAATTATTGCAAACGAGGATGAAATAA
- a CDS encoding metallophosphoesterase family protein: protein MTDYYVIGDVHGKAGMLEDLLKTWDGHTQLLFLGDLIDRGEDSRRVLEMVKDLVDNQGAICLSGNHEYMFLTWLDHPEESYDHYRRNGGDTTINSILGRPLDAPVDGVEDAKRVATEAADLVEFIRQMPFVVETDKYIFVHAGIDLTLDDWHETTDYKKVWLRKPFHEAENHTGKTIVFGHTPVYGLLKQDRGTAELWITEDGKIGMDGGAVYGGVLHGIVFTDQGMTEHHFIENDGFIAED from the coding sequence ATGACAGACTATTATGTAATTGGAGATGTCCATGGAAAAGCAGGTATGCTGGAAGACCTTCTCAAAACATGGGATGGTCACACCCAGTTGCTTTTTCTAGGGGATTTGATTGATCGAGGTGAAGATAGTCGCCGTGTTCTAGAAATGGTTAAGGACTTGGTGGATAATCAAGGGGCTATCTGTCTATCAGGAAACCACGAGTATATGTTTTTGACTTGGTTGGACCACCCTGAAGAAAGCTATGACCACTATCGTCGAAATGGTGGTGATACAACCATTAACTCAATCCTAGGGCGTCCTTTGGATGCACCAGTTGATGGCGTAGAAGATGCCAAACGGGTTGCGACTGAAGCAGCAGACTTGGTCGAATTTATTCGTCAAATGCCATTTGTAGTAGAGACAGACAAATATATCTTTGTTCACGCAGGTATTGATTTAACTTTGGATGATTGGCATGAAACAACAGATTATAAGAAAGTCTGGCTCAGAAAACCATTCCACGAAGCCGAAAATCATACTGGAAAAACCATTGTCTTTGGGCATACACCGGTTTATGGTTTGCTCAAGCAAGACCGAGGTACTGCTGAGCTTTGGATAACAGAGGATGGCAAGATTGGCATGGATGGAGGAGCTGTTTATGGTGGTGTCCTTCATGGGATCGTCTTTACTGACCAAGGTATGACCGAACACCACTTTATCGAAAATGATGGTTTTATTGCCGAAGATTAG
- the lepA gene encoding translation elongation factor 4: MNLEELKKRQEKIRNFSIIAHIDHGKSTLADRILEKTETVSSREMQAQLLDSMDLERERGITIKLNAIELNYTAKDGETYIFHLIDTPGHVDFTYEVSRSLAACEGAILVVDAAQGIEAQTLANVYLALDNDLEILPVINKIDLPAADPERVRTEIEDVIGLDASEAVLASAKAGIGIEEILEQIVEKVPAPTGDVSAPLKALIFDSVYDAYRGVILQVRVMDGVVKPGDKIQLMSNGKTFDVTEVGIFTPKAVGRDFLATGDVGYIAASIKTVQDTRVGDTVTLATNPAAEPLHGYKQMNPMVFAGLYPIESNKYNDLREALEKLQLNDASLQFEPETSQALGFGFRCGFLGLLHMDVIQERLEREFNIDLIMTAPSVIYKVNQTDGESMDVSNPSEFPDPTKIATIEEPYVKAQIMVPQEFVGAVMELAQRKRGDFVTMDYIDDNRVNVIYQIPLAEIVFDFFDKLKSSTRGYASFDYELSEYRPSKLVKMDILLNGDKVDALSFIVHKDFAYERGKLIVDKLKKIIPRQQFEVPIQAAIGHKIVARTDIKALRKNVLAKCYGGDVSRKRKLLEKQKAGKKRMKAIGSVEVPQEAFLSVLSMDEE, encoded by the coding sequence ATGAACTTAGAAGAATTAAAAAAACGACAGGAGAAGATTCGAAACTTCTCTATTATCGCCCATATTGACCATGGGAAATCAACCCTAGCAGACCGCATTTTAGAAAAGACGGAGACCGTTTCTAGTCGTGAAATGCAAGCCCAGCTTCTGGATAGTATGGATCTTGAGCGTGAACGTGGGATTACCATTAAACTTAATGCTATCGAGCTCAATTACACTGCAAAAGATGGCGAAACCTATATTTTCCACTTGATTGACACACCTGGGCACGTGGACTTTACCTATGAAGTTTCGCGTTCACTAGCAGCCTGTGAAGGGGCGATTTTAGTGGTTGATGCGGCCCAAGGGATTGAGGCGCAAACTCTTGCTAACGTTTATCTAGCCTTGGATAATGATTTGGAAATTCTGCCAGTCATTAACAAGATTGACCTACCAGCAGCTGATCCAGAGCGTGTGCGTACAGAGATTGAGGATGTAATTGGTTTGGATGCTAGCGAAGCGGTCTTAGCTTCAGCCAAAGCTGGTATTGGTATTGAAGAAATTCTTGAGCAGATCGTAGAGAAAGTTCCCGCACCAACTGGTGATGTTTCAGCTCCATTAAAAGCCTTGATTTTCGACTCAGTTTATGATGCCTATCGTGGGGTTATCCTCCAAGTGCGTGTCATGGATGGAGTGGTTAAACCTGGTGATAAGATTCAGCTCATGAGCAATGGCAAGACCTTTGATGTGACGGAAGTTGGTATTTTCACGCCGAAAGCAGTAGGACGCGATTTCCTCGCGACTGGTGACGTTGGTTATATTGCGGCTTCCATCAAGACGGTTCAAGACACTCGCGTCGGCGATACAGTTACCTTGGCAACCAATCCAGCAGCAGAACCACTACATGGCTACAAGCAAATGAATCCTATGGTCTTTGCAGGTCTTTACCCAATCGAGTCAAATAAGTACAATGACCTACGTGAAGCCCTTGAAAAATTGCAGCTCAACGATGCCAGCCTTCAGTTTGAACCAGAAACATCTCAGGCGCTTGGATTCGGTTTCCGTTGTGGATTCCTTGGGCTTCTCCATATGGATGTTATCCAAGAGCGTTTAGAGCGTGAGTTCAATATTGACCTCATCATGACAGCTCCGTCTGTTATTTACAAGGTTAATCAAACTGACGGTGAGTCTATGGATGTGTCAAACCCCTCTGAGTTTCCAGATCCAACCAAGATTGCGACCATTGAAGAACCGTATGTTAAGGCGCAAATCATGGTACCGCAGGAGTTTGTCGGAGCAGTTATGGAACTAGCTCAGCGCAAGCGTGGGGACTTTGTAACCATGGACTATATTGATGATAATCGTGTGAATGTTATCTATCAAATTCCACTTGCTGAAATCGTCTTTGACTTCTTTGATAAGCTCAAGTCTTCGACACGTGGTTATGCAAGCTTTGACTACGAATTGTCAGAGTACCGCCCATCTAAGCTGGTCAAAATGGATATCCTTCTCAATGGAGACAAGGTGGACGCCCTCAGCTTTATCGTTCACAAGGATTTTGCCTACGAACGTGGGAAACTCATCGTGGACAAGCTCAAGAAAATCATTCCTCGTCAACAATTTGAAGTGCCGATTCAAGCAGCTATTGGACACAAGATCGTGGCTCGTACTGATATCAAGGCCCTTCGTAAGAACGTACTTGCTAAGTGTTATGGAGGTGACGTTTCTCGTAAACGCAAACTCCTTGAAAAACAAAAAGCTGGTAAGAAACGCATGAAAGCTATCGGATCAGTAGAAGTCCCACAAGAAGCCTTCCTTAGCGTCTTGAGCATGGATGAAGAATAG
- the dprA gene encoding DNA-processing protein DprA, which yields MKITNYEIYKLRKAGLTNQQILTVLEYDETVDQELLLGDIAEISGCCNPAVFMERYFQIDDAQLEKEFQKFPSFSILDDCYPWDLSEIYDAPALLFYKGNLDLLKFPKVAVVGSRSCSSQGAKSVQRVIQGLGNELIVVSGLAKGIDTAAHMAALQNGGRTIAVIGTGLDVFYPRANKRLQEHIGNHHLVLSEYGTGEEPLKFHFPARNRIIAGLCRGVIVAEARMRSGSLITCERAMEEGRDVFAIPGNILDGHSDGCHHLIQEGAKLVTSGQDVLAEFEF from the coding sequence ATGAAGATCACAAACTATGAGATTTACAAATTGAGAAAAGCAGGGCTGACCAATCAACAGATTCTAACTGTTCTTGAATATGATGAGACTGTAGATCAGGAGCTCTTGCTGGGTGATATTGCAGAAATATCGGGATGCTGTAATCCTGCAGTTTTTATGGAACGCTATTTCCAGATAGATGATGCACAGTTGGAGAAGGAGTTCCAAAAATTTCCTTCCTTTTCTATTCTTGATGACTGTTATCCTTGGGATCTGAGTGAGATTTATGATGCTCCAGCGCTCTTGTTTTATAAAGGAAATCTAGACTTGTTAAAGTTTCCGAAAGTTGCTGTTGTAGGGAGCCGTTCATGTTCTAGTCAGGGAGCAAAGTCGGTTCAGAGAGTCATCCAAGGTTTGGGAAACGAGTTGATCGTGGTCAGTGGCTTGGCTAAAGGAATTGATACAGCCGCCCATATGGCTGCACTCCAGAATGGAGGAAGAACGATTGCAGTGATTGGAACAGGATTGGATGTATTTTATCCCCGAGCCAATAAACGTTTGCAGGAACACATTGGCAATCACCATTTGGTACTTAGCGAGTACGGTACAGGTGAAGAACCCTTGAAATTTCACTTTCCAGCTCGAAATCGTATCATAGCAGGACTGTGTCGTGGGGTTATTGTAGCAGAGGCAAGGATGCGTTCGGGCAGTCTCATCACCTGTGAGCGTGCTATGGAGGAAGGGCGCGATGTCTTTGCCATTCCAGGGAACATTTTAGATGGCCATTCAGATGGCTGTCACCACCTAATCCAAGAGGGAGCAAAACTGGTCACCAGCGGTCAAGATGTGCTGGCTGAGTTTGAATTTTAA